One Setaria viridis chromosome 7, Setaria_viridis_v4.0, whole genome shotgun sequence genomic region harbors:
- the LOC117863104 gene encoding 7-deoxyloganetin glucosyltransferase → MGSVAAEEQPPHAVCMPYPAQGHVTPMLKLAKLLHARGFHVTFVNTEFNHARLLRSRGAASLASVPGFRFAAIPDGLPPSDPDATQDIPALCYSTMTTCLPHFRSLLATLNAGTSPPVTCLVVDAVMSFGYDAAREIGVPIAALWTASACGFMGYRNYRGLVDRGLVPFRDAADLADVPGGLLATVVDDARGMCGGVQLRDFPTFIRTVDREDILLNFLMRESERLSLPDAVMVNTFEDLEGATLDAMRAILPPVYPVGPLVLRERIEIPAGTPLAGLGSNLWKEQDGLLEWLAGRPSCSIVYVNFGSITVMTNSQLLEFAWGLAASGYPFLWNIRPDLVKGDAAVLPPEFGAAVEGRALLTTWCSQEAVLQHEAVGVFLTHSGWNSTLESLCAGVPMLSWPFFAEQQTNCRYKRTEWGVGMEIGGEVQRDEVAVIIKEAMEGEKGKEMRRRAEEWKEKAVKVTLPGGPAETNLNRVIDEVLLSKKKGKTSVDA, encoded by the coding sequence ATGGgttcggtggcggcggaggagcagccGCCGCACGCGGTGTGCATGCCGTACCCGGCGCAGGGCCACGTCACGCCCATGCTCAAGCTCGCCAAGCTCCTCCACGCGCGGGGCTTCCACGTCACCTTCGTCAACACCGAGTTCAACCACGCCCGCCTGCTCCGCTCGCGGGGCGCCGCCTCGCTCGCCAGCGTCCCCGGGTTCCGCTTCGCCGCCATCCCCGACGGCCTCCCgccgtccgaccccgacgccaCCCAGGACATCCCCGCGCTCTGCTACTCCACCATGACCACCTGCCTCCCGCACTTCCGCTCCCTCCTCGCCACCCTCAACGCCGGGACGTCGCCGCCGGTCACCTGCCTCGTCGTCGACGCCGTCATGTCGTTTGGCTACGACGCCGCCCGGGAGATCGGTGTGCCCATAGCCGCGCTCTGGACAGCCAGTGCCTGCGGCTTCATGGGCTACCGGAACTACCGCGGCCTCGTCGACCGTGGCCTCGTTCCGTTCAGGGACGCTGCCGACCTCGCTGACGTccccggcggcctcctcgccaCCGTGGTCGACGATGCCCGCGGCATGTGCGGCGGCGTGCAGCTCCGCGACTTCCCTACCTTCATCCGCACTGTCGACCGAGAGGACATCTTGCTCAATTTCCTGATGCGCGAGTCCGAGCGGCTCTCCCTCCCCGACGCAGTCATGGTCAACACCTTCGAGGACCTCGAGGGCGCCACGCTGGACGCCATGCGCGCCATCCTCCCGCCGGTGTACCCCGTCGGACCGCTCGTCCTCCGCGAGCGCATCGAGATACCTGCCGGTACCCCGCTCGCCGGCCTGGGTTCCAATCTCTGGAAGGAGCAGGATGGGCTCCTCGagtggctcgccggccggccgtcgtgCTCCATTGTGTACGTGAACTTCGGCAGCATCACAGTGATGACTAACTCGCAGCTGCTGGAGTTCGCGTGGGGGCTCGCCGCCAGCGGCTACCCGTTCTTGTGGAACATCCGGCCGGACCTGGTGAagggcgacgccgccgtgctgccTCCAGAGTTCGGCGCTGCCGTCGAGGGCCGTGCGCTGCTAACTACCTGGTGCTCGCAGGAGGCGGTGCTTCAGCACGAGGCGGTGGGAGTGTTCCTGACCCACTCCGGGTGGAACTCGACACTGGAGAGCCTCTGCGCCGGCGTGCCCATGCTGAGCTGGCCTTTCTTCGCCGAGCAGCAGACCAACTGCCGGTACAAGCGCACCGAGTGGGGCGTCGGGATGGAGATCGGTGGCGAGGTGCAGCGCGACGAGGTGGCGGTGATCATAAAGGAGGCCATGGAAggggagaaggggaaggagatgCGCCGGCGAGCGGAGGAATGGAAGGAGAAGGCCGTGAAGGTAACGCTGCCGGGTGGGCCAGCGGAAACAAACCTGAACAGGGTCATCGACGAGGTGCTGCTCTccaagaagaagggaaaaactTCAGTCGACGCGTga